CGTCAGGCGATTCTGCGTGGTGTGAACCACCTCGCAAACGCAGTGAAGGTGACGCTCGGTCCCAAGGGCCGCAATGTCGTCATCGAGAAGAAGTTCGGTTCGCCGACGATCACCAAGGACGGCGTGACCGTTGCCAAGGAAATCGAGCTTGCGGATTCGCTCGAGAACATCGGCGCGCAGCTCGTGAAGGAAGTCGCTTCGAAGACCTCCGACATCGCCGGCGACGGCACCACGACCGCAACCGTTCTCGCACAGGCGATCTTCCGCGAAGGCGTGAAGACTGTGGCAGCGGGTGCAAACCCCACCGCTCTGAAGCGCGGCATCGATAAGGCTGTGGAGGCCATCATCGGCAAGCGCGACGAGCACGGCGCAGTGGTCGGCGGCGCTCTGAGCGAGTTCTCCAAGCCGGTTTCCGGCGACATGATCGCCCAGGTCGGCACCATCTCGGCCAACTCGGACGCGACCATCGGCACGATCATCGCAGAAGCGATGAAGAAGGTCGGTAAGGACGGCGTCATCACCGTTGAAGAGTCGCGCACGATGGAAACGCAGCTCGACGTCGTGGAAGGCATGCAGTTCGATCGCGGCTACCTCTCGCCCTACTTCGTCACCGACGCAGAGCGCATGGAAGCAGCCCTCGAGAACCCCTACATCCTGATCTACGAGAAGAAGATCTCGACGATGAAGGACCTGCTGCCCCTGCTCGAGCAGACCGCTCGCCTGGCCAAGCCGCTGCTGATCATCGCTGAGGACGTGGACGGCGAAGCGCTCGCCACCCTCGTAGTGAACAAGCTGCGCGGCACCATCAACGTGGCTGCCGTAAAGGCTCCTGGCTTCGGCGATCGCCGGAAGGCCATGCTGCAGGACATCGCTGTGCTGACCGGCGGCCGCGCTATCACCGAAGACCTCGGCATCAAGCTCGAGGGCGTGAAGGTAGAAGACCTCGGTACCGCAAAGCGCATCACGATCGATAAGGACAACACCACGATCGTTGATGGCGGCGGTAAGGATGTCGACATCGAAGGTCGCGTCAAGGAGATCCGTGCACAGGTCGAGAAGACCACCTCGGACTACGACCGCGAGAAGCTGCAGGAGCGCCTGGCGAAGCTCGTCGGTGGCGTTGCAGTGATCAAGGTCGGTGCTGCTACCGAGACCGAGATGAAGGAAAAGAAGGCTCGCGTGGAAGACGCGATGCACGCAACCCGCGCTGCTGTCGAAGAAGGCATCGTCCCGGGTGGTGGTGTGGCTCTGGTCCGCGCTGCCAAGGCTCTGGAGCCGCTGATCGCATCGCTGGAAGGCGATGAGAAGGTGGGCGCTCAGATCATCAAGCGCGCTATCGAAGAGCCGCTGCGCACCATCGCTCACAACGCGGGCGAAGAGGGTGCAGTGGTCATCAGCAAGATCCAGGAATCGGACGTTCCCCACTTCGGCTACAACGCCGGTTCGGGCAAGTACGAGGACCTGGTCGCGGCTGGCGTCATCGATCCGACCAAGGTCACGCGCACGGCTCTGCAGAACGCTGCGTCGATCTCCGGCCTGCTGCTCACCACCGAAGCCATCATCTCAGAGATTCCTGAGAAGAAGGCTGAGCCGGCGGGTCACTCGCACGGCGGCGGCATGGACGGCATGTACTAAACCATTCGCTCAACCGAACGCAGAAAAGCCCCGGAGAAATCCGGGGCTTTTTTGTTTTGTGAACGATTAGTATGCCGCGACGATGCCCGCCAACTGGTTGCTCGACGTCGTGGTCAACGAGGTTGAGGTGAACGTGTTGCTGACCGACTGCGAACCCGCAGCAATAGCAGAGATGCTAAGCGTACCGTTCGTGCTTTGCGTTAACAGAAAGGTATCACCATACTGATTCACTGCAAGCGTTCCACCAGCGCTCTGCGTAAGGCCAAGCTGGCTGGCGCTGGCAGATGTCCACGTTGGACTATTCCCCGAGGTGCCGGCTCCAGTCAGGAGTTCATCGAAATACCCGCTCATCAGATCACTCGACACGTGCAGGCTATTATTTCCATCCACCGCAAGCCCGTAGAAGACCTCAGACGCAGACGATTGGAGATGGAGACCGGTGATGTTGCCGTAAAGGTTCGGATAGAAGCGCCAGACATTCCCGTATGTGTTGCTCACATAACTTGTGCCGATGTTGCTTGAATAGATGTAGCCATTACCGTCCACAGCGAGACCGACAGGATACGCCGTAAGACCCGTATTTCCGCCGGTAATGACACCGAGCAACGAACCCGTGCTGGAGAATTTTCGGATCGCAGGAGTCGTGTCCTGCACATAGATATTGCCAGAGGCATCCACCGCAATAGCGGTCACGGTAGAGGAAACACCCGTAGAGAATGTCCGCACTGGCGTCGCCGTTCCTGTTGCGCCCTTCGCATACACAAGCACCATATTCGTCAGAGTCGAGATCGAGAGGCCACCAAGATAGATCTGGCCAGAGGAGTCGACGGCAATGGCGCTGATACCCACTGTTTGCGAGGTTGTTAGTGTACTGACCGGCGACACCGAACCCGAAGAGGAACCCGAAAAAACAAGAACGCCCCGGGCATTCGGCTGAACGACATAAACGTTGGTTGAACTGATGTGATTCGCTGAAACGTTGTTGGAAGACGAAGAAGAGCCGCTATTAGCGCAGCCAAGAAGGCT
Above is a genomic segment from Granulicella cerasi containing:
- the groL gene encoding chaperonin GroEL (60 kDa chaperone family; promotes refolding of misfolded polypeptides especially under stressful conditions; forms two stacked rings of heptamers to form a barrel-shaped 14mer; ends can be capped by GroES; misfolded proteins enter the barrel where they are refolded when GroES binds); translated protein: MAKQILHGEDSRQAILRGVNHLANAVKVTLGPKGRNVVIEKKFGSPTITKDGVTVAKEIELADSLENIGAQLVKEVASKTSDIAGDGTTTATVLAQAIFREGVKTVAAGANPTALKRGIDKAVEAIIGKRDEHGAVVGGALSEFSKPVSGDMIAQVGTISANSDATIGTIIAEAMKKVGKDGVITVEESRTMETQLDVVEGMQFDRGYLSPYFVTDAERMEAALENPYILIYEKKISTMKDLLPLLEQTARLAKPLLIIAEDVDGEALATLVVNKLRGTINVAAVKAPGFGDRRKAMLQDIAVLTGGRAITEDLGIKLEGVKVEDLGTAKRITIDKDNTTIVDGGGKDVDIEGRVKEIRAQVEKTTSDYDREKLQERLAKLVGGVAVIKVGAATETEMKEKKARVEDAMHATRAAVEEGIVPGGGVALVRAAKALEPLIASLEGDEKVGAQIIKRAIEEPLRTIAHNAGEEGAVVISKIQESDVPHFGYNAGSGKYEDLVAAGVIDPTKVTRTALQNAASISGLLLTTEAIISEIPEKKAEPAGHSHGGGMDGMY
- a CDS encoding NHL repeat-containing protein codes for the protein MGISAIAVDSSGQIYLGGLSISTLTNMVLVYAKGATGTATPVRTFSTGVSSTVTAIAVDASGNIYVQDTTPAIRKFSSTGSLLGVITGGNTGLTAYPVGLAVDGNGYIYSSNIGTSYVSNTYGNVWRFYPNLYGNITGLHLQSSASEVFYGLAVDGNNSLHVSSDLMSGYFDELLTGAGTSGNSPTWTSASASQLGLTQSAGGTLAVNQYGDTFLLTQSTNGTLSISAIAAGSQSVSNTFTSTSLTTTSSNQLAGIVAAY